One genomic segment of Besnoitia besnoiti strain Bb-Ger1 chromosome VII, whole genome shotgun sequence includes these proteins:
- a CDS encoding hypothetical protein (encoded by transcript BESB_076280) has product MRRDAQASFPVSVCSCKRLLAPRRRQPQELQSASTRATQKRVRCGRRSLEIRRRGGKVERRKRGKRQRRARRRRRLKRWSGGDEKIAAFGHRLHVRMR; this is encoded by the coding sequence ATGCGACGAGACGCCCAGGCCTCCTTCCCCGTTTCTGTCTGTTCCTGCAAACGGCTCTTGGCGccacgcagaagacagccgcaggagctgcagagcgcctccacgcgggcgacgcagaagcgcgtgcgctgcggccgccgcagcctcgagatccgccggcgcggggggaaggtagagaggagaaaaagaggcaaACGGCAAAGACgcgccaggaggcgcagacggtTGAAGCGAtggagcggaggcgacgagaagaTCGCCGCCTTCGGTCATCGTCTTCATGTGCGAATGAGGTGA